The Bacteroidota bacterium DNA window TCCTTCGGTGTTATATAAAGTATCTGTTTATCTTTTATAGGATGAATAAATATTTATATTTGCAGGGTTTAAACAGAAAGATATATAGTCTCCAATTTTTTAAGTATTTAAGTAAAGAATTAATATATGAAGAGGACAATATTGCTTTTGGTATTGATGACACTTTTTAAAGTTTCATATTCCCAACGTTATGAAATCGGTGTTTTTGCCGGTGGAAATAATGTGATAGGAGATATTGGGAGTGATTATTATGTTAATCCGAACGGTATAACCGGAGGGGGGCTTTTTAAATGGAATGTAAACCCAAGGTTGGCTTTGCGGGCTAATATATTTTATTCTATATCAACAGGTAATTACATTGATTCGAACTATCCATATGATAGTTATAGTGATGAGTTTGCCGGTGATGGAGAAAGGTTTGAAAATCATATAGGTAATGGTGAGATTTTGGCCGAGTGGAATTTTTTGGAGTATGACTTAAGGACTGCCAAAAACCATACACCGTATATGTTTCTTGGAATAGGAGGATTGATTTTCGATGGTAGTTCATCAGGAAGAACAATACAAATTCCTTTTGGAGTTGGATATAAGTATGCTCTTTCGTATAAATGGGTTTTGGGGGCTGATTTAGGGTTTAGATATACATTTACAAATAATCTGGATGCCTCGGAAATTAAGTCTGTTGGAAATCTTAATTCGAATGATTGGTTTACAACATTAGGACTTACATTGACCTATGTTTTTGGAAGGGATCCATGTTGCCTGGGGCAATAGTTGGAGGTGGAGATTAGAAGATTTTAATAATGGATTTGATAGATAATATAGATAAAAATAATGTTCCAAAGCATATTGCCATAATAATGGATGGTAATGGCAGATGG harbors:
- a CDS encoding DUF6089 family protein; this encodes MKRTILLLVLMTLFKVSYSQRYEIGVFAGGNNVIGDIGSDYYVNPNGITGGGLFKWNVNPRLALRANIFYSISTGNYIDSNYPYDSYSDEFAGDGERFENHIGNGEILAEWNFLEYDLRTAKNHTPYMFLGIGGLIFDGSSSGRTIQIPFGVGYKYALSYKWVLGADLGFRYTFTNNLDASEIKSVGNLNSNDWFTTLGLTLTYVFGRDPCCLGQ